In the Populus trichocarpa isolate Nisqually-1 chromosome 1, P.trichocarpa_v4.1, whole genome shotgun sequence genome, AGCAATGACCcataaatcaaactaaacaaaatatcataagatgagcatctcatgcttatatttattcaatcaatttaatataattgaaaaaaaaattttataaaaaaatttaaaattaacagagaatgataaataaaaagacccaagataacccgagttattatcaaaattagtgaaaaatcctataaaaagcaaataaaaaaataacagagtccagtctccaattaaataaatgccaagggatgaaactaaaaaaaaagcttaaaaaaagaaaaaatagtgaaCCTGGACAAGTTTTCTAAACCTAGGTTAATCTTCCAAACTAACAACTCGTGAAATCTTAGACCTGagctcaattttcaacaaattGAATGTGGAAGCATGACatcggaaaaaaaatatcaatttaaaaaaaatttcaaggaaaaaaatagcaattaaaataacgaggatcaaattggtaaaaaaaagcttcaaaaggataaaaatcacaaaacaaaacaattaaaaatcatcttaatataaaaaatatagattaaaagaaTGTAGAGCAAATttggaagataaaaaaaattgaagggggggtgaaattaaaaaacaaaatataccaatttcataaattatctcaaataaaacaaaaaaaattaattaaaagaacatgaaccaaatatgaagaaataataaattgaagggttgcCTTTAAATTTTACAGGGTTAATGTGGAAATCAACGGGgagagatggaaaaaaaaagaaagatccgTTTGAACCATTTGGAAAACACAACGCATGATAGAGGGGAGGCCAAGACAAATTAAATGCCATCTTATAAATAACTGTATGACCACCATACGACATCTCATACGCCGTCCAAAGACCACGAAGATAATCCACATGGCACGAGCTAgccatgttttaatatttatattaaatcaattactGAAGAGCTCCtcaacaaattttattattacaaaaaaaccaatatgaaaaaatacaaagctccTGGACTTAAGTTATAAAAATTTTGCATTTAAAGTCAAATGAGTAatttcactatttaaaaaataaaaacatgacaaaGCCCCTCAACTAGGATTAGAAaatgttctttattttctttgttcaatTTGTAAATAACTTTTTGATtggattgaaagataaaattattattttattattgtacaTGCCACAATACACACATTgagcatttataatttttttttaaataaataaactgtaTCAACTCGCAAAACTGCTAATCTAGCTTCCATAGTGCCATTAAAGCCATAACACTTAAATCACATGCTCTCGGACCTCCATTTTCTTTAGTGAATTGTTGAAAGATTACATAACCTTCAATGATTTCGTATCTGCTAAAAAAGAATTGTGAAtcaattaagtttttgtttgtttctataGTTTCATGTGTTGCGATATAAGTTTTACTTTTGAttggttaattataattttatataaactttattGGAAATTCTCTTTTaagactttaattaaaaaaaattataatttatatatattttttaaaatttactttcaaatcaaaatcaaaatcattaatgctataataataccaaacacaagtTAAGTAACAGGTATTATTAATTGATCAGAAATATCCTGCACAATAATAACCTTAAGCCAAACAACAACATCCCATGTCCAAGGATGATCATGATGTTCCAAAAATTAAGAACTGTTAGGGCAGACAAGACCAACACTAAAAGCTCATTGGCTAGCTCAAGAAATGGAAAAGcaaggaaaatgaaataaaagagagaCCACCCACCGTGATTTATTAGAGACAGACAAGACAGTCCACCAAGGTCAAAGATGATGCTAAGATTTTGTTCAACTATTAACAGCACAGGCTGATAAAAAAAGGTTGTATAACAACACTGTCAAGTCatctcttcttttgtttctctttgatCTGCTAAATCAAAGTATATATTCTGTCTCCCTTGAGTACGCTTTATTTGACTACACAACACCTCCCCTCAAGAAGTGGAAGTGAAAAATAGGGAGACAGAGGGACATCATGGAATAATACATCTATAAAGTGATAATTATAGTAATAGTAGACTGGGATTTGCATTTGGGGATTGGGATTAACTCTTGGATTATGAGGATGGACCATCAGGAGGTGGCAATGCAATGGGGCTCCCAAAACAATAGTGACTTCCTTGGCTCCTTGCAACTCTTTAACAAAGGAACTAAGTAATCTCCCTTGTTCCCTCTCAATACCACCAATTCCTGCTGTTCATTTGGAACAAACTTCTTCGAAAGGGCCAATTTGTTGTCATGGATTCCTAATGACGATGCTTGTTTTTGGCTAATTGGGTTAAGAActgatgttgttgttgttgtcatgGACTTTGGCTTCCAAAAGTACTCACAAGCATTAAAAGACGCAGCTGCCTTTGCTGTGACTTCGGTGGTTGCCATGGTAGCTGCTGGTGGAGATGGTATCATCCGAGCCACCGGGGGCCGCGGTGGGAGTGATTGTGTCAGGGAGGTGATTGGCTCCACCTCACCAAATTTGGAAATGTCATTGAACTTGTTAGGCCATGTTGGGTTTCTATTTGCGAACACCAAGGACTTGTTCATCATGAGCGCTAGCCTATGCACACTTATGACCCCACTTGACAGTTTTGGTGCTTCCTCCATCACAAACCTCGCCTCCTTGTCTCCTCCTCTCTCGTTCTCGCCATCCTCCACCACATCTTCCTCTATTTCTTCTTCCActtcctcttcatcttcttcacacTCCTTTTCATCTTCAGAATTCTCAATCTCGACATCAAACTGTTCCATAACATTcatttcttcattcttttgtcTCTCTTCTTCGTCTTGATCTACAGTATTGGCAAAGGTGAGCACAAGGCGACCGTCTTGGCGCTGAGCATGGAAGTTTTTCTGTGAAGGAACAGAAACAGCTTCAAGAACCAATCTACCATTATCGCGACGAGACTTCATGAGTACAGAAGCCCCATCACGGCTAGATAGTGAAGGGATTGGAGGCGGGAATGATCTTGGTTGAGATTTCTTGCAATTTGCTGCTGCAAGATTATACTTGGCTACTCGCAAATCCTCCGTGTCAAACTTTAGTGTCACTCTCTCTTGTCTTTGCTCTTCTTCTTTGTCCTCCTCTGCATCACCAGTCTCTGATGGTGGATATGACGAGAACCCATCAGAACCAGTTTCTGATCCAAGACTTTCAGTGCATATCTCAAGGCTCTTCTTGCTTAAAGAACTTGCTGATCTCTTAACAAGAGGGTGGACATAAGGTTGAACATTCTTGGAGTCCTCTTTTGTCTTCTGTGATAAGATTGAGCTCCACACATCAAATTGCCCTGGCTTTTCAACCTCTTTCTTGTTCTTGTCTTCTTGAATTGAGCTCCAGATATCAAATTGCCCTTGAGCTTCAGTCCCTTTAGGCCTGTCTTCATAATCCTCATCTTCTGAAGATGAAGAGTCTGTGATATTACAGGCTGGGAAATGGTCAGACGATGCAATTTTCTTGAGGGGATAGAACCCATGTTGTGCCTGCCATTTCTTGGAGGACATATCAGCGGAGAGAGTTCTCCTTAGAGAAGCTGCAGCAGACTTGGTTCTTTCAACATCAGACCCAAGAATGGAAACTATGCCCTGCCTCTTTGGGAGCATCAAGTTCTCTTCTTCGAGAGATGAAGAAGATAAGCGAAGGCTCTTGCTAAAAGATGACATCGCCaggatataaatatatatacacactgaAAGATGATGATCAAACAACAGGAATCACAATCTTCTCCGATTACCTGTACAGAATTGTTGCAAACCAATTATACTACAAGAAAAAACTTATCAAGCATGTATAGCACAAGAAACATACACTAGCATGACATAGCTAGGCTGTTAAGGGAGTTGTATTGTTACCTCAAGCAAGGAAATGAATgcaaagcagcagcagcatccaACAGAGGTCTGCAAAAAGACAGACCACTGGGTGCTGGGTTGCAGAAGATGTGAGCAAGAGGAGGGTGTGGTGTTTGATAACAAAGAATATAATTAGTATTGAGGGCTGCTCGCTTTGATGGCAATAAGAATGGGGGAATGCGGGTATTTGTAGGAGTCCAAAAGGCCTTTCGAACCGTGTGCTGAAAAGGGACCCACCAGCATACGCCACCATGAAAAAGCCCTTTCATTGGCTTCCAGTTCCTTTCACTTATCAGTAAAGTGGTGATacaaaggaggagagagagagggagagagagagagagagagagtgagtgaGTGAATGGCTGGACGGATTCCTTCATTTTTGGTTCCTTAATTTCAGCTTAATTGCTCTCAGCTTTCTCTGCTTAATTATCTGTTTCTCTGATTAGAACCAAAAGCTAATGACTTTAACTTAATTTGACAGGATGCTATCACTATAGTTTTAATTGCTAAGATTTTTTTGACATAGTATACGTACATAGCTCAGAATAATCCAAGAATATGCATGCAACCAAGTGAGTATTCGTTAAAACCAGgtatttgatttgatatttttcatgcGGTTGAAACAAATCATTGAAAAtcatttcatatttatatttcaatttggtttattcactgaaaATCTCTTCTTGGAGGAGGTTTTCACTAAACCCGAATCgaaaataatcatatttaatCCAGTAACTTCTAGAGTTTGAACTTCGAGATCagcactaaaaatatatttcttaagaatatattaaatcaacGTGGAGGATGATTTCTAAAGAAAAACACTGGGGTAAATAATCTAATTTCAATTGATGATACAAactaataattcaattaattaacgAGAAAAACATTATGTAAGATAGAGCAAAGAAAATAAGGATTCTGTTGGCAATACACAACCAGGCTAGACGGCTCTTCTTCCTTGTGTGACACTAGTGAAAGAGAATACTcatagcaaaaaagaaaaaagaaaaaaaaatatgaataattaattagctCCCACTACCATGGTCTCACTCAAAAGGGGTAAAGCATGACAAGTATATGTGTGTAATATTACCATTTAGGTAAGGCATAATGCAGACAATGACACTTGATTGAGTGTGAAAATGGCTTAAGGTGGAAGCAAAGGAATCCCTTTCAAAGAGCAACATGATTGAAGGGCCAAAAACCCATGATCACACAAACAACCTAGCTAGGATAATCCACATATATACCTAAATTGCacataaatgataaaaactaatattacatataattacaaaagaataataGATATGGAATCAACTTAAGGCGTCACGTATGGATTTTGAGTCCCTGTATTGTTGAATAActaattatcttttatatatataatatctgattattgttttgagataaaaaaacaaaaccaggagagacaaaaaagatatatatctctttattttaaagaatagtatagaaattcactttaaaattatttaagagaTAGATTTATTTCATATCTTTATCTCTGTTTCTCcgactaaatatatttttatatctattttttctattccaAAACCCTAATCCAACACAATTTCTATATCATGTGGTTTTTCCTACACAGGCTACTGCCATGATATGCACCACTCATACAAAAAGGTAATGATGTTGATGAGTTCGaaacatacaaattaattattttgaaagagAGAACATGAATAAAAACCACCGTTCATGCTTTGCCACAAACCGAGGAAGGGCTAAAAGAAAACAGGATGCCCTTTGTCTGTCTAAAGCAATAGCGCGCAGTACTCAACAGTCGATACCTCCAATATGCTTATCTTTCTATACACGAGTCCAGTTCTCAATATGTCTTAAACTTGTGCTGATTACTATACTTGTGTATTTCTTCTACGTCCACTCCTTGGAGATATTAGAGATTTAGAACAAGCTAActaggatttaattaattaattaattaatatatatttgatgaatgATCGAGATTGCGTTAAACATAAAGATCTTGCCAGCTAGCTTCTGAAAAGATCCAGGAGAATATTACAAATTACAGTTTactgatattatatatattaaattgaatgaatgCAAGTATGCCTCTCTAGTTAACTATGAGGGTAAGATTTGGATTTGGAAGGAGATAAGTTTATATAATTgtagtttttaaattatgaagttgtaagaaaataagttttatcAACGTGaaacaattttattcttttcttttcaaacattatatatttcttaaaaaatattttttttttcatatatgaaGAGTGTATTGAGTTAACTTTGGCTAACATAAGATTAAATGGCTTAACTAAAACCATGaggtaattaaattaagttaatgATCAATGGATCAAAATGATTGGTTAGGGACTCAAATTAAGGTAAGGGTCGAAACAATTGGTTAGGTAAAAACTTTCTAGGTGGTATGAAGAAGTTAGAAATTACTCTGATGAtcactagaaaaaatatgaaaaaatatgaaaaatatgaaattactCTGATGATTAGTCTGATGATCACTATAAATTACTATAGATGtttaataatttctcaaaatattttattttcattaacaaatcatcaaaatgtAAGCTTTCgtcattcttaattttttcaacacTAACAAATActcaatgaatataataattatatttaagatcttaaatttaataaattgcgTGCCTGATGGAAAGGTGATTTGGTTGGAAGAATTATGCTTTCAATTAGAATTTACTTATTTatggaaggaaaagagaaaaaaaaactattattcgatataaaaataagcttaaaatgcaaaaaaaaaaaaaaaaaaaactcatgagttTTAAGAATATTGACTTCACGCTAGCTGATCAAAGTGATTGAGCCCACATATATTAGATGTAGAGGAATGTAGTAATTATTTAGACAGATTCCGAAGattttttatgcaataaaaCACAGAAAATACAAAAGTAATATCCCTCCTTTAAGTATAAGGAATTTGATAATTAAGAAATCTTAATTTCCTGCCCAATTAAGTCAACCAACGCCCTAATTGGCTACTTGATCACacactaaatttaaaaataataaataaatttagaatacCCAACGAAGGCAAAGATATGTACCCATTTACATaaacaatggaaaaaaaacattattgtatAAGAATTTGGACTATATTTGTTTAGTTGTCCTTAAATTTAACGTCACCAATTGGATGGATCAAAGTTGACTAACTGCACTATTAAATGATAGCTTGGAATCAGAATTTCACTTTGAAAAGctctgttttatatatatttaataatcacTAGTactatttttgttgtttcttgagGGATTCACTactaatattatattaagaGTTGCTATTAGTATTATcgtgataattattattatggtgGTCATTAAGCACTATTAGCAAATAACAtggttattaaatataatttagttgTTGTCTGATGTAAGACTAGAGTTACTAGGAAGATGAGTTTatctaaacttttatttttttttaaaaaataatcaattagtCAGTTCGATCGAGtcacaaattaatttgagtttttgatCAAgaaagttctttttatttttatttttatatatataaaatttaactcGAGTTGGATTTAGATCGACACTAAGctgatttaggttttttttttcttacccgGTATCCTCACACCTTTTTAGAGGGTGAGACTAGTCCTATTCGGGATTCGTGGCTGCCCCTCCCAATAAGTGCGCTTCCTGGGTATTAAACTTGTACTCTAATCCTTGTAAGGATATAACAGTGCTTTAATCGCTATACCAACACTTTATTTGTAAACTGATTAGGGTTTTGTAGCAATGATTCAAAGACAAATAAAACCGCCCCATACAGATTAGGTTAATGGGTTGACAAAATAACCCATGAGCAAGAGAAGCTTTTGGAGCTGGCATGGACCATGATTAATACCATGcttagttttattttcattattaaattataatgatGATTTCGTCATCCTATAAAACCATCTTTAGTAGGTATAAAGGGAATCGATTAGGATGCATCACTAGCTATAGTTAGgagatcaaatttattaattacaaaGCATTAATATTATTGACCATTGgcataactttttaattttcttttacctctaataaataaagaaatttaaaaatatagtggaTACTGTTTGACCTACATTTAAAATTGCATTAGAAAAATGGGTGGTGGAGTTTGGATAGCAAATAGAATCATATCCATTAATTTGCCTCAATTAGTCAATTAATTGGACACACACATGTAAAATCACTTTGAAGAAATGCTTTCCTAGTTACTAATCATTTTCCACTTGTTTTTGCCTTAATTACACTgttaatcaatcaattaattaattaattaattaatctacaTAAACGACAACAATACAAAGCGTGCACTCGGATTGGAGAATTAAGGGTGAGAATTAGATCTGGACGGCTTAAttacaatttataattatatgttgGGGTCCAAGCGTTTGCCAGGAATTAACCACGTTCAAGAATcagaattttatttgtttttaaaaagggAATTAATGATATTATACTATGTAAAACGTCATTAGGATATTTTAATCACAGGAATTAGCAGCTGCAGCATCCACCGCGCTTCACCACCTTCTCTTTTGATTTGAGAACAAATAAAGGTCTTACcgtccaacttcatgcatgatACCTTCGTATCACCTCATTAATTTCTTGAGGGTGCTTTTCGAATTTCAATCTTGGAAAGCACTGAATAAGATATTTCACATTGAAGATCTGTAGGCTAACCAGAATTCTTATTTTGGATTTCcctttaaaagaaatatatatttgtattgattagtgttaaaaattaataaaaaaaaatttgttgaatctaatataactaaatattaccatccttatttatttctaattaaattaataaaattaaaaataaaatatttaaaagtaagTAAatgtttatgttgatttttgtgAAACATATATACACAgtagaaatattaaatttaaaaatttttagaaTCCTGAAATCTTATCAGACAGTATCCATCCCTTAGATGGTTGTTGCTATGATAATCCCAACGTCGTCATAGCAATAACCATCCAAGCTTAgatgtttgttaaaaaataaagtttttttttgtccgatttgatttgatttgatctcTACACCTTATCTTTTtaacaatttagtttttataagtTGAATTTAGATAACTAAACTTCAATTGAGTTTATTGGCATTCCTAGATTTAatgaatatatgatttttcaattga is a window encoding:
- the LOC7475136 gene encoding protein FAF-like, chloroplastic; the protein is MSSFSKSLRLSSSSLEEENLMLPKRQGIVSILGSDVERTKSAAASLRRTLSADMSSKKWQAQHGFYPLKKIASSDHFPACNITDSSSSEDEDYEDRPKGTEAQGQFDIWSSIQEDKNKKEVEKPGQFDVWSSILSQKTKEDSKNVQPYVHPLVKRSASSLSKKSLEICTESLGSETGSDGFSSYPPSETGDAEEDKEEEQRQERVTLKFDTEDLRVAKYNLAAANCKKSQPRSFPPPIPSLSSRDGASVLMKSRRDNGRLVLEAVSVPSQKNFHAQRQDGRLVLTFANTVDQDEEERQKNEEMNVMEQFDVEIENSEDEKECEEDEEEVEEEIEEDVVEDGENERGGDKEARFVMEEAPKLSSGVISVHRLALMMNKSLVFANRNPTWPNKFNDISKFGEVEPITSLTQSLPPRPPVARMIPSPPAATMATTEVTAKAAASFNACEYFWKPKSMTTTTTSVLNPISQKQASSLGIHDNKLALSKKFVPNEQQELVVLRGNKGDYLVPLLKSCKEPRKSLLFWEPHCIATS